In a genomic window of Cytobacillus sp. FSL H8-0458:
- a CDS encoding VOC family protein, with product MARLIHFEVHADDMERAKKFYGEVFGWSFQDYSEYAGMPYYGAVTGNDEEPGINGALMQRQGPPPGDNQAINGYSCTIGVEDYDAVEGRILENGGTVALPKYALPGMAWQGYYKDTEGNIFGIHQPDANAK from the coding sequence ATGGCCAGATTAATTCATTTTGAAGTCCATGCAGATGATATGGAGCGGGCTAAAAAGTTTTATGGAGAGGTATTCGGCTGGTCATTTCAGGATTATAGTGAATATGCCGGAATGCCTTATTATGGAGCAGTGACTGGAAATGATGAAGAGCCGGGCATTAACGGTGCTCTGATGCAGCGCCAGGGACCGCCTCCAGGAGATAATCAAGCGATAAACGGATATTCCTGCACAATTGGCGTGGAAGATTACGATGCAGTGGAAGGCAGGATTCTTGAAAACGGCGGCACTGTCGCATTACCGAAGTATGCTCTTCCTGGAATGGCTTGGCAGGGGTACTATAAGGATACTGAAGGGAATATTTTCGGTATTCACCAGCCGGATGCAAATGCCAAGTAA